In the genome of Clostridia bacterium, the window GAAGTCGTGCTGCTGGACATCACCGCCACGCACGAAGCCAGGCCCATTCTCATCGACGTCGTCCGTCGTACGGCGCGTGAACTGTTCGTGCCTTTCACCGTCGGCGGAGGTGTACGAACGCTCAGTGACGCCGGCGCGCTGTTCGACGCCGGTGCCGACAAGATCACGATGAACTCAGCAGCGGTGAAAGACCCGACGCTGATTACAGAGATCGCCGAGCGCTTCGGCTCGCAGGCGATTGTCGTCGCCATCGACGCCAAAGGCCCGGCGGCAAGCAGCGAGGTGTATGTGAGCGGCGGACGAAAGTCGACCGGACTCAGGACGCTGGACTGGGCGCGCGAGGTCGAGCGGCGCGGCGCCGGCGAAATCATGCTTACTTCGATGGACCGCGACGGCACAGGCATCGGTTTCGAGTGCGCACTTACGTCGGCGGTCGCCAGCGCCGTCCAGATCCCCGTCATCGCTTCCGGTGGCGCAGGCAACGCCGAGCACTTTATCGACGTCTTTGGCAACGGATGCGCAGACGCTGCACTGGCTGCGTCCATCTTTCATTTCGAGATCCACGACGTGCGAGAACTCAAGGCGTGCCTACGGTCACGCGGCATTCCCGTGAGGCTCCCATGCTGATTCCATCCATCGATTTGATGGGCGGCAAGGTCGTCCAGCTTGTGCAGGGCGCGCGCATGGCTCTCGAGTTCGACAACTTCGAGTACTGGATCGAGCGTTTCCTCCCCTATCCAATGGTGCAACTCATTGACCTGGATGCAGCGATGGGCAGGGGCGAGAACCGACGCCTAGTCGAGTACTTCGCTGATCGCCTCCCCTGCCAGGTCGGCGGCGGCATCCGAAGCGTAGAAGCCGTACAGCAGATGTTTCGCTCAGGTGCAAAGAAGGTCATCGTCGGCTCTGCACTGTTAAAGAATGGTAGCGTAGACCTGCGGATCGCAAAGGAGATGGCAC includes:
- the hisF gene encoding imidazole glycerol phosphate synthase subunit HisF, producing the protein MLTKRIIACLDVTAGRVVKGVRFEQLRDAGDPAELALRHAQSGADEVVLLDITATHEARPILIDVVRRTARELFVPFTVGGGVRTLSDAGALFDAGADKITMNSAAVKDPTLITEIAERFGSQAIVVAIDAKGPAASSEVYVSGGRKSTGLRTLDWAREVERRGAGEIMLTSMDRDGTGIGFECALTSAVASAVQIPVIASGGAGNAEHFIDVFGNGCADAALAASIFHFEIHDVRELKACLRSRGIPVRLPC